A stretch of Pyrenophora tritici-repentis strain M4 chromosome 7, whole genome shotgun sequence DNA encodes these proteins:
- a CDS encoding GCD7, Translation initiation factor 2, beta subunit (eIF-2beta)-eIF-5 N-terminal domain protein — translation MATVNIRRDVTDPFYRYKMERIQSKIEGKGNGIKTVIVNLSSVAQSLARPPAHVIKYFGFELGAQTNTSPNDDRWIINGTHDASKLQDYLDGFISKFVLCKKCKNPETDVHIKDANITLDCKACGKISDVDPRLKLSSFILKNEPKKGKKDKSSKKAERRARKEAEARGEATSPDGGSPGDSAEENGDDGDLALEAGSDDELTRQINEGAKEIEDEDAKEVEWSIDTSEAAIRARAQDLPDDLKRALVIEDEDEGGSSYDTFGKWIIDTGAEKGGVENLDNVDIYVKAKELGIETKHRTLTVIPQTLFTEKIVKQIEGRAPMLKKMITSDKHEKAFLGGIERFVGNDKPELIPQVSAILLKIYENDLVSEEQLKAWCSKASKRYVDLKVSKTVRKSAEQFKTWLETADSDEEDDSD, via the coding sequence ATGGCTACCGTCAACATCCGCCGCGATGTCACCGACCCCTTCTACCGCTACAAGATGGAGCGTATCCAGTCCAAGATTGAAGGCAAAGGTAACGGCATCAAGACCGTCATCGTCAACCTGAGCAGCGTGGCTCAATCTCTCGCCCGCCCGCCCGCTCACGTCATCAAGTACTTTGGCTTCGAGCTTGGAGCCCAGACCAACACTAGCCCCAACGACGACCGTTGGATCATCAACGGCACCCACGACGCCAGCAAGCTGCAAGACTATCTCGACGGCTTCATTTCCAAGTTTGTCCTCTGCAAGAAGTGCAAGAACCCAGAGACCGATGTCCACATCAAGGACGCAAACATCACGCTTGACTGCAAGGCCTGCGGAAAGATCTCCGACGTCGACCCTCGCTTGAAGCTTAGCTCTTTCATCCTCAAGAACGAGCCCAAGAAGGGCAAGAAGGACAAGTCCAGCAAGAAGGCCGAGCGTCGTGCCCGCAAGGAGGCCGAGGCTCGTGGCGAGGCTACCTCCCCCGACGGTGGCAGCCCTGGCGACAGCGCTGAGGAAAACGGTGACGATGGCGACCTCGCCCTTGAGGCTGGTAGCGACGACGAGCTTACTCGCCAGATCAACGAGGGCGCCAAGGAGATTGAGGACGAGGACGCCAAGGAGGTGGAATGGTCCATCGATACCTCAGAGGCCGCCATCAGGGCCCGTGCCCAGGACCTCCCTGACGACCTCAAGCGTGCCCTTGTCATCGAAGACGAGGATGAGGGTGGTTCCAGCTACGATACCTTTGGCAAGTGGATCATCGACACTGGTGCTGAGAAGGGTGGTGTTGAGAACCTCGACAACGTCGACATCTACGTCAAGGCCAAGGAGCTCGGCATCGAGACCAAGCACCGCACCCTTACTGTCATCCCCCAGACGCTCTTCACTGAGAAGATTGTCAAGCAGATTGAGGGTCGCGCCCCTATGCTTAAGAAGATGATTACTTCGGACAAGCACGAGAAGGCCTTCCTCGGTGGCATTGAGCGTTTCGTCGGCAACGATAAGCCTGAGCTCATCCCCCAAGTCTCGGCCATCTTGCTCAAGATCTACGAGAACGACCTTGTCTCGGAGGAGCAGCTCAAGGCATGGTGCTCCAAGGCCAGCAAGAGGTACGTTGACCTCAAGGTCAGCAAGACTGTCCGCAAGTCTGCCGAGCAGTTCAAGACTTGGCTCGAGACTGCCGACAGTGATGAGGAGGACGACTCTGACTAG